In the Psychromicrobium lacuslunae genome, AGTTCGGTCTCAATCCACGGACCCAGCGGGGCCGAACCATCGAAGCCCTTAGCCCTGGCCCATTGATTATCAGTGCGCTGTACGTCCCGCGCGGTCAAGTCATTGCCGCAGGTGTAGCCGAAGATCACTTCGTCCACCCGCTCCTCAGGCACATCCTTGCAGATCCGTCCGATCACCACGCAGAGCTCGGCCTCATAGGAGACCTCCTCGGAGAATTCGGGCAGGCTGATCGGGTCACCGGGACCTAATACCGAAGTGTTCGGCTTCAGGAACATCAGCGGGCTGGTCGGTACCTCATTGCCCAGTTCCTTGGCGTGATCAGCGTAATTACGACCGATGCCAATCACCTTGGAGCGTGGAATAATCGGCGCGAGCAGCCGCACATCCTCCAAAGCATGGCTTTGCCCAGTGGGCTCGACGCCGTTGAAGAACGGGTCGCCTTTAATTACGTGCACGGTTTCGGCGGCTTCATCAACCACGCCGTAAAGAGGTTCGGCGTCCAGGACAAATCGGGCTATACGCATAGTCCAACTATTTCACGGCTTCGGTCAGCGCGGCGACTCAAGCCGCCAGCACCCCGCCGCGGCCTCTCCGGTGAGACGAAAAAGCCGGTGGCGAACTCTTTGAGTTCGCCACCGGCAACTAAGTGGTTCGGCCTTGTTTTAGACTAAGCGGCGCAACCAGCCGTGCTTATCCGGCACGGTGCCGGTCTGGATCCCCAGCAATTCCTCCCGGATACTCATCGTCACCTCGCCAGCTTGCGCCTCCGCAGATCCGATTTCCTCGTTCTCATCCTTCAGCAGACCGATCGGAGTGATCACCGCAGCGGTACCACAGGCAAAGATCTCGGTGATTTCGCCGGAGGCGACGCCCGAGCGCCATTCGTCGAGCGTGATCTTCCGCTCCTGCACGTTCAGCCCACGGTCACGTCCTAATTGCAGCACCGACGAGCGGGTGACACCTTCCAGGATGCTGCCGGAGAGCGCAGGAGTAACCAGGGAACCGTCCTTGAAAACGAAGAACACGTTCATTCCGCCGAGCTCTTCAATGGCATTGTCATTCTCTTGGTCCAGGAACAGCACCTGCTTACACCCATGGGCTTCCGCCTCAAGCTGTGGCAGCAAGGAGGCCGCATAATTGCCGCCGCACTTGGCCGCACCGGTGCCACCGCGACCAGCCCGAGCATAGCTGCGGGAAATCCAGATTGAGACCGGCTTGAGTTCGCCGCCGAAGTAGTTTCCGGCTGGCGAAGCAATCACCCTGAAAGACACTTCGCGGGCAGCCCGAACTCCTAAGAACGCTTCGGTGGCGATCATGAAGGGACGCAGGTAGAGGCTCTCGCCATCGCCTGAGGGAACCCATTGCTGATCTGCCTGCACCAAAGACGTGATGGCGTCCAAGAAGGTCTGCTCGGGCAATTGTGGCAGCGCTAGGCGCTGCGCCGAACGGTTCAGCCGGGCAGCATTGGCTTCCGGACGGAAAGTCCAAACCGAACCATCGGCGTGCCGGTAAGCCTTCAAACCTTCAAAAATCTCCTGGCCATAATGCAGGACGCAAGCGGCCGGATCCAGCGCGATCGGACCATAGGGCTCAATCCGGGCATCAAACCAACCACCCTCACCCTGGGCGTCCACCTTATAGTCGACGACGGCGGTGTGATCGGTAAAGTGGTCGCCAAAACCGGGATTAGCCAGAATCGCTTCCCGTTCGGCCGCGCTCTTCGGGGTTTCTGACAATCGCTGCGCGAAAGCCAATTCACTCGACACTTGAGTCATCGTCGTCCTCCAAAGGTGCGGTATTTCAATAACTGAACTCGGTTATGGTGCGTTAACTGTACCTCGCTTAAGGGAGGTACATCGATGGCCACCGGTCTATCTGTGGCCCTAGCTCAAAGCGGCAATAATTGCCTCACCGATTTGCGAGGTGGTGCGCGGGCCGAGCTCACTGCGGCCAGCGATATCCTGCTCAACGGCTCGCCCGATCCGGGCAGCTAATTCCGGGTGACCTAGATGGTCCAGCAAGAGTGCCGCCGAAAGCACGGCAGCGGTGGGATCTGCTTTCTGCTGGCCCGCAATATCCGGCGCCGAGCCGTGCACCGGCTCAAACATGCTGGGCGCACTGCGGTCCATATTAATATTCCCAGAAGCAGCCAAGCCGATGCCGCCCGTGATTGCTGCCGCTAGATCAGTCAGAATATCGCCGAACAGATTATCGGTGACGATGATGTCGAACCGAGCCGGATCGGTGACCAGGAAGATGGTAGCAGCGTCAACGTGCAGGTAATCGACTGTCACTTCCGGGAAGTCGGCGGCTACCGCCTCAACCGTTCGCTTCCAGAGGTGACCGGCGTGCACCAAGACATTGTGTTTGTGGACATAGCTGAGCTTCTTCCGCTCAGTTTGTGCGGCGCGCCGGAAGGCGTCTTTCACCACCCGCTGAACGCCGAAGGCGGTATTGACCGAAACCTCGGTGGCGATCTCTTGATCTGTTCCGGTGCGCAGCGCACCACCGTTGCCAACATAGGGACCTTCGGTGCCTTCTCGGACCACGACAAAATCAACCACGCCCGGTGCAGCCAAGGGGCTCGGCACACCAGGATAGAGCTTCGATGGCCTCAGGTTCACATAGTGATCAAGGCTGAAACGCAGTTTGAGCAGCAGTTCTCGCTCAATCAGTCCGGAGGGGATCCTGGTGTCGCCCGGGGCAGCACCGACCGCGCCGAAAAGGATGGCGTCGTGCTGCCGCAGGGCCGCAAGGGTTTCATCCGGAAGCGTCTCTCCCGTTGTCAACCAGTGCTCGGCGCCCAGCGTGTACTCGGTCAGGCTCACGCCGAGCCCGGCATCATCGGCAACTTTTTGCAGCACCTTGACCGCCTCGGCCACCACCTCCGGCCCAATGCCGTCGCCGGGAATGACTGCCACATCAATTGAGGAACTCATGCTTCCAGCCTAAAGAAGCATCCAGATACTGGACAAACCGTCTCATTTATTGAGACTAATCATCCTCGACCCACTGCACCAGCCCAGCCGCCCTCGTCGAGTGTCGAGATCTGGGGCTTAAAATCGCTGTTTAGGCCCCAGATCTCGACACTCGAGGGCTGAAAGATGGGGATATCAACCCTTGGCAGGATGCTTGACGCCTTGGGATGGCCGTAAAGTCAGACTATGGTCATGCACCGGATCTACGAGTGGTTCCGCACACATCGCTTTGTGGTGGACCTTACCGTTGCCTGCCTGCTGTGGCTCGGACTGGCCTTTTTTCCGAGCACCGAAATGGGAGTCACGGTGGTCTTCGCCACCCTGCTCATCGCGCCGCTTGCCTGGCGACGCACCCGACCGGTACTCGCGGGCAGCATTATCGCCGCCACCGCGATCTTGCAATGGGCATTCGCAGTCACTCCGATGCCAGCCGACCTAGCGGTGATCTTGGTGGTGTACGC is a window encoding:
- a CDS encoding fumarylacetoacetate hydrolase family protein, with the translated sequence MRIARFVLDAEPLYGVVDEAAETVHVIKGDPFFNGVEPTGQSHALEDVRLLAPIIPRSKVIGIGRNYADHAKELGNEVPTSPLMFLKPNTSVLGPGDPISLPEFSEEVSYEAELCVVIGRICKDVPEERVDEVIFGYTCGNDLTARDVQRTDNQWARAKGFDGSAPLGPWIETELDVEDLSVQGRLNGDVVQDGRTSQMIFGVRQLVSYVSQAFTLLPGDVIMTGTPAGVGLLSEGDRFEVEIEGIGTLSNPIARR
- a CDS encoding branched-chain amino acid aminotransferase gives rise to the protein MTQVSSELAFAQRLSETPKSAAEREAILANPGFGDHFTDHTAVVDYKVDAQGEGGWFDARIEPYGPIALDPAACVLHYGQEIFEGLKAYRHADGSVWTFRPEANAARLNRSAQRLALPQLPEQTFLDAITSLVQADQQWVPSGDGESLYLRPFMIATEAFLGVRAAREVSFRVIASPAGNYFGGELKPVSIWISRSYARAGRGGTGAAKCGGNYAASLLPQLEAEAHGCKQVLFLDQENDNAIEELGGMNVFFVFKDGSLVTPALSGSILEGVTRSSVLQLGRDRGLNVQERKITLDEWRSGVASGEITEIFACGTAAVITPIGLLKDENEEIGSAEAQAGEVTMSIREELLGIQTGTVPDKHGWLRRLV
- a CDS encoding 3-isopropylmalate dehydrogenase; translated protein: MSSSIDVAVIPGDGIGPEVVAEAVKVLQKVADDAGLGVSLTEYTLGAEHWLTTGETLPDETLAALRQHDAILFGAVGAAPGDTRIPSGLIERELLLKLRFSLDHYVNLRPSKLYPGVPSPLAAPGVVDFVVVREGTEGPYVGNGGALRTGTDQEIATEVSVNTAFGVQRVVKDAFRRAAQTERKKLSYVHKHNVLVHAGHLWKRTVEAVAADFPEVTVDYLHVDAATIFLVTDPARFDIIVTDNLFGDILTDLAAAITGGIGLAASGNINMDRSAPSMFEPVHGSAPDIAGQQKADPTAAVLSAALLLDHLGHPELAARIGRAVEQDIAGRSELGPRTTSQIGEAIIAALS